Proteins from a single region of Apium graveolens cultivar Ventura chromosome 7, ASM990537v1, whole genome shotgun sequence:
- the LOC141673200 gene encoding putative serine/threonine-protein kinase PBL19, with protein sequence MISLPEGGIQRLLVYEYKPNKSLEDHLFGRALQVLPWITRLQIILGAAQGLAYLHSGLEVQVIYRDFKPSNVLLDMDFKPKLSDFGLAREGPMGNNTHVSTMPVGTYGYAAPEYVETGHLTTHCDLYSFGVVLYEILTGRRALERNHPTIEQKLLDWVKRFPADSKKFSLIIDPRIRNQYSQSAARKIAKLADACLNKNPKERPTMDEVVEILKQAIRVSEEMNLTARSFVEIGRFFKNRR encoded by the exons ATGATAAGTCTTCCCG AAGGAGGGATCCAAAGGCTATTGGTGTATGAATACAAGCCCAATAAGAGCTTAGAAGATCATCTATTTGGTAGAGCTTTGCAAGTTCTTCCTTGGATTACAAGATTACAAATTATCCTTGGAGCTGCTCAAGGACTGGCTTATTTGCACAGCGGACTGGAAGTTCAG GTAATATATCGAGATTTTAAACCATCAAATGTGCTATTAGACATGGACTTCAAGCCCAAACTGTCAGACTTTGGTCTCGCAAGAGAAGGTCCGATGGGAAATAACACTCATGTATCTACAATG CCTGTTGGCACATATGGATATGCTGCACCAGAATACGTTGAAACTGGACACCTCACTACTCATTGCGACTTGTATAGTTTTGGGGTTGTGCTCTATGAGATTCTCACAGGTAGACGTGCCTTGGAAAGAAATCATCCAACCATTGAGCAGAAACTTCTAGATTGGGTGAAAAGGTTCCCTGCAGACAGCAAGAAGTTTAGCTTGATTATTGATCCCCGGATAAGAAATCAGTATTCTCAGAGTGCAGCGAGAAAGATTGCAAAACTAGCAGATGCCTGCCTGAACAAGAATCCGAAAGAACGGCCAACAATGGATGAAGTGGTAGAAATCTTGAAGCAAGCAATACGAGTGTCTGAAGAAATGAATTTAACCGCGAGGAGTTTTGTagaaatcggccgatttttcaaaaatcgccgataa
- the LOC141673201 gene encoding uncharacterized protein LOC141673201 — protein sequence MNLLSWNCRGLGNPRTVRVLGDVIRSLKPTFLFLSETKVDKGRIDELCSKYGFSDCFAVNRIGQGGGLAVMWKENQKTRVVRPVKELSNKGLDTLGGNPHPQSLLDGFRLAVEDCHLVELDFTGGEFTWEKSKGKPNWFKERLDRAFANQDWWRKFPLCTLNVNHVLCSDHDHIQLLLCDMNVSKKQFIFHFENSWLQEPSFKEEVTGFWKSLPTVIVLPKLLSTSSFMAKWGKNFFHKFRDKVKKQKEIMNALECREDAEGIKSYFEEKERLNELLLNEEVYWKQRAKTFWLKEGDLNTKFFHAQASKRKKLNNVAF from the exons ATGAATCTCTTAAGTTGGAACTGTCGAGGGTTGGGGAACCCTCGTACAGTTCGTGTTCTAGGAGACGTTATAAGGTCTCTAAAACCCACATTTCTTTTCCTTTCAGAAACTAAGGTGGATAAAGGTAGAATTGATGAGCTTTGCAGTAAGTATGGTTTTTCAGATTGTTTTGCAGTAAATAGGATTGGCCAGGGAGGAGGGTTAGCTGTTATGTGGAA AGAGAACCAGAAGACAAGAGTCGTGAGACCTGTTAAGGAACTTAGCAACAAAGGACTTGATACCTTG GGAGGGAACCCTCACCCTCAGTCTCTTCTAGATGGGTTTCGTTTAGCTGTGGAAGATTGTCATTTGGTGGAGCTGGATTTTACGGGGGGAGAGTTTACTTGGGAGAAAAGCAAAGGCAAACCGAACTGGTTTAAAGAACGTCTTGATAGAGCTTTTGCTAATCAGGATTGGTGGCGTAAATTTCCTCTCTGCACTCTTAACGTTAATCATGTGTTGTGCTCAGACCATGATCATATTCAATTGCTGCTTTGTGATATGAATGTTTCAAAAAAGcaattcatatttcattttgaaAACTCCTGGCTACAGGAACCTTCTTTTAAGGAGGAAGTAACGGGATTTTGGAAATCTCTTCCTACAGTGATTGTCTTACCTAAGTTGTTGTCTACGTCTTCTTTCATGGCTAAGTGGGGTAAGAATTTTTTTCACAAGTTTAGAGACAAAGTGAAAAAGCAAAAGGAGATTATGAATGCGTTGGAGTGTCGAGAAGATGCTGAAGGGATTAAATCTTATtttgaagagaaagaaagattaaACGAGCTTCTTTTAAACGAAGAGGTATATTGGAAACAGAGGGCAAAGACTTTTTGGTTGAAAGAAGGTGATTTGAATACTAAATTCTTTCATGCACAAGCATCGAAGAGGAAGAAGCTCAATAATGTTGCATTTTGA